The Variovorax sp. J2L1-78 genome segment CCCCGTCTTCGCGAAGAGCGCGGCGCCGCAGGCCTCCTCCAGACGCCGGACGCAACTGGTCAGCGCGGGCTGCGTGCGGTGCAGCCGCTCGGCGGCACGCCCCATGTGCTCGAGCTCGGCGATGACCTCGAAATACTGGAGATCGCGCAGATCCATCGTCACGCAGTGCCCCGTGTCATGCGTGCGGTCATGGCGAATCCCTTCAGTGCGGCGGGTGGGCGCCGGCAGCCAGGCATGCCGCCAAGCGCCGCGCGGTGCGCGCGCTGGCGCCCTTGCCGGTCAACGCCAGCGCCGGGGGGTGGGCCAGCATGCGTTCGAACACCGTCCGCACCTCCTCCGCGCCGATGTCGTCGATCATCGCCATCGCCTCGGCCATCGGCGTCACGGTCCCGCTGGCGAAGAGCTCTTCGACGGCCTGCTCCATGGTCGCGTAGGTCCGCTCGGCGGCACGCACGCGCGAGACGGTCAGCTGGTTCTTCGCCCGCTCCAGATGGACCGGATCGATGGCAGTGGCCTGCGCACGCAGCAGGTCGCCCGTGGCCGCCACCAGCGCGTCGAGCTTGTCCGGGGTGGTGACCGCGTGCACGACGAAGTTGGCCCAGACGTCGCCACTGTCCACCGTGGCGTGGGCCGTGTAGGCCAGGCCGAGCCGCTCGCGGACCGTGTCGACCAGCGGCGACGACATCCCACCGCCGAACAGGTTGGCCGCCAGCGACGCCGCCAGGCGCCAGCGCGGCTGCGGCATCTCCTCCGGCTGCGCAGGCGCCAACGGGAAGGCGATGTTCAGGAAGGCCTGCGAGACCTGCGTGAAGCGCCGGGCCAGGGCATCACCGACGTACGTCGCCGGCGTCGGCACGGGCCGCACGGGCAGCTCCGTCGCAGGGCGCATGGTGGCGAAGAGTTCGGTCGCGAGGACCAGCCAGGCGTCCACGTCGAAGTTCCCGGCCGCGGTGACGACGGTGTTTTCCGCGACCTGATGGGCTTGCACGTGGCGGAGCAGGTCGGGCCGGGTGAAGCCTTCGATGTTGCCGACGGTGCCGATCACCGGCATGCCCATCGGGTCATCGCCCCAGATGGCGCGGTCCAGCAGTTCGCTGGAGCTGTCCTGCGGGTCTTCCTCGTACTCGATGGCCTCCTGGCGAATGACGTCCAGCTCGCGCTGCAGTTCATGCGCGGGAAAGGTGCTGTTGAGCACGATGTCGGCCGTCATGCGCGTCAGCTGTTCGGCGTGCCGGCCCAGGCCCGTCATGAAATAGCCGGTCATGTCCTTGCCCGTGAACGCGTTGACATCCGCGCCCAGCCGCTCCGCGTCCAGGTTGATGGCCTGCACCGAGCGGGTGGTGGTCCCCTTGAACGCCATGTGCTCCAGCACGTGGCCGATGCCGTTGGTCGCCGGCGTCTCGTCGCGGGAGCCGACACGAAGGAACACGCCGACGCTGGCGCTTTGCACATGCGGCATGGGAATGGCGAGCAGCCTCACGCCGTTGGGGAGTGTCCGGAGGACGTGGCGCGCGGGTTCCGTCTGCAGGGGGATCATGGGGGCATTGTCGCTTCGCCTCGTCACGCAATGCGGGCCCTGGGTGGAGGAATGCTACGTGCCGGCAAACGCCCCACGCACTTCGTCTGCAATGGCGTGGACGTCTTCCTCCAGCGCGAAGTGCCCGGTATCGAGAAAGCGAAGGCGGGCGCCAGGGACGTCGCGCAGGTAGGCCTCGGCCCCCGAAGGAAGGAAGATGGGGTCGTTTTTCCCCCAGACGATGAGCGTCCTGGGCTGCCGGGATCGCAGGTACGCCTGCCACTGCGGGTAGTCCGTGACGTTGCTGAAGTAGTCCAGCATCAGCCCCGTCTGGATCCGGTTGACCTCCGGCTGTTCGAGCAGCAAGACGTCGAGGTTCCAGCCCGTCGGGTCGATGGCGTCGAAGTTCCGGCTGCCCGTCTGGTACGTGAAGAGAGTGAACGCTCGCGAGACGAGTTGCGCGACCTGCCTGCGCCCTTCGGCCGTGAGCCCGCAGGCGCGCGCGCGCATCCCCTCCAGCTGATCCGGTGCGATGCCTTCGAGATACGCGTTGGCATTCTGAATGACGATGCCCCTGACCGCATCAGGATTCCTGAGCGCCATGCGAAAACCGACCGGTCCGCCGAAATCCTGCATGTACAGGACATAGGTCTTCAGACCCACGCGCACCGCGAACTCGGCCATCACGTCGGCCAAGCCTTCGAAGGTGGCCGAAAACTTCTCGGCCGGCGGATGCTCGCTGAAGCCGGCGCCGGGGTAGTCGGGCGCCACCAGATGGAAGTCTTGCGCCAGGAGCGGGATAAGCTCCCGGTACATGTGGGACGACGAGGGAAACCCATGAAGCAACAGCAGGGTCGGCTTCTTCGGATCGCCCGCTTCACGGTAGAAGATCTCGATCCCGCGGACCTCGATCGTCTTGTAGTGCACGCGACAGGGGAATGGCATATCGGCAACCGCCCAGAGTTGATCACCCAAGCGTAGGCCCCGGCGGAACGCCAGGCACCCCCCATCGGTGGCACCGCAGATGGCCCGAAGGAATAGAGGTGGGGAACACGCTCGTCTGACCGGATTGACCAGAATTTACTGTTCCTCGCGGCGCCGACCACCGACCATGTGGCTCTAGACCCATGGAGTACCGCAATGCCCCCTCGCAAGCCCGCTGTGCTGGATATCCAGCACGAGCATGCCCTCGTCAACGCCGGACTTCGTCGCATCCTCGACGCCTGGTCCGAGTTTCATGTCCTGCCGGCAGATTCGCCCTCCGGGCAGTTGCACGCGGCCGACGTCGTGGTTCTGGACCATGACGCCGCCCTTCAGCGGCGGCACCCGTCGCAGCCGGGAGGGCCCAACACGCTCGTCGTGTCCACGATCGCGCAGGACGCGAACGTCAGAGCAGCGCTGGAAGCCGGCGTACTCGGCTATGTGTCGGCGTCCTGTTCCGCGGACGAAATCCGGATGGCCGTCCGAGTCGTCGCCGCGGGGCGTCGGTACCTGTGCAGCACCGCATCGATCTGCATCGCGGACAGCCTGGCGCTGCCTGCCCTGACCGCGCGAGAGTCCGAGGTCCTGGCATTGGTCTCGCGGGGTCGAAACAACAAGGAGGTGGCGCGTCTGCTGGAGGTCTCCGTCGGCACCGTCAAGTCCCATGTGCGAGCGCTCCTTTCCAAGCTGGGCGCCCAGTGTCGAACCGAAGCCATGTGGATCGCCTCGCAGCGAGGCCTGATCCAGCGGTGCACGCATGAGTGACCTGCCGATCTCCCTGCTCCTCGGCCTCGGGATCGGCTTTGCGTGCCGCTGGTTCGATCTGCCGCTGCCCGCGCCACCCAAACTGGTGGGCGCCCTGCTCGTCCTGGCGATCACCCTCGGCTTCATCGGCGTGGACCGTCTGATGGGCGGCGCCGCATGACCGCGGCCACGACGCAAAAGGCCAAGATCGCGCTCGGGCTTCTGCTCGGCGTGGCGATCGGTGCGCTGTGCCGCTGGATCGGCATCCCTTCACCCGCGCCGCCGGTGCTGTCCGGTGCGCTGCTGGTGGTGGCGATGACCGTGGGCTACATCGTCACGGACCGCTGGTTCGCCAAGCGCGAGGCCCGGCACCGCCACCTGTGCGGCGGACCGGACGGTTCGCTGAAGCGGGGCCCGTGAACCCCTTCGGGGGGTGCACGTCTTCAGCGAGCGTTCGCCGAGCTACTTCTTCGCCGCCTGTTGCGCGCGTTGATAGCTCTCGATGACAGCCGCGTAGTGCGGTGAGAAGAGGGCGTAGATCTCGGCGTACTTCGCGGCGTCAGGCCTGTTCCAGGTTCTCTGCAGCTCGCACACCACCGCGCTGATGCTCGTCGGAACCACGCCAGCCTGCGCGAAGCGGGCGAGCGTGGTCCGGGAGGTCAGCGTGCTGGGGTCGCCCGACGCGTCCATGACCGCGTAGACCTTGAACCCTGCCGCGACGGCGTCCAGCGCCGGCAGCATCACGCAGACGCTGGTCCAGATGCCGGCGATCACCAGTGTCTTCTTGCCGGTGGCACGGACGGCGTTCACGAAGTCTTCGTTGTCCCACGCGCTGATCTCCCCCTTGCGCGAGACATAGGTCGCGTCTGGGGCGAACTGCTCGACCTCGGCGATGAGCGGACCGTTCGGCCCGTCCGGCACCGATGCGGTCGTGATCACCGGAAGCCCCATCAAGGTGGCCACTTTCGCGAGCGAGGCGACGTTGGCCCTCAGTTCGCTGATCTCGATGTCCCTGACCGTCTGCAGAAGACCCGACTGATGGTCGAGCAGCAGGACGGCCGCGTCGGCCGCGTCGAGCAGCGCTTGGCCGCCGCCTGTTGAGAGTACATGTGCCATGGTCAATCCTTTCGTGTGGTGCCGAGTCGGCGCACTCAGCGGACGACGCGCTGCAGGAACTCGCGGATCAACGCACCGATCTGCGGGCCGTGGTCCTCGAGCGCGAAGTGGCCGGTGTCGAACATGTGAATCTCGGCGTTCGGCAGGTGGCGCTTGTAGGGAGCCGCTCCCGACGCCGGGAAGATCTCGTCGTTCGCGCCCCAGGTGATCAGCATCGGCGGCTGGTACTTCACGAAGTACTCGTGCCACGACGGATACAGCGGGACGTTGGTCCGGTAGTCGTAGAAGAGATCGAGCTGGATTTCGGCGTTGCCCGGGCGGTCGAGCAAGGCCTGGTCGAGCGTCCATGCGTCGGGACTGACCAGCGACTGGTCCTTGAAGCCGGTGCTGTACTGCCAGTAGGTCGCCTTGAGCGTCGTCAACCAGCGAATCGCCTCGCGTTCCTTGGCAGCACCGGTCTTCCAGTAGGCCATGATGCCGTCCCAGAACGGGTGGCCGAAGCCCTCCTCGTAGGCATTGCCGTTCTGGACCACGAAGGCGGTGACCCGCTCCGGGTGCTTGACGGCCAGGCGGAATCCGACCGGGCCGCCGTAGTCCATCACATAGAGCGCGTACCGCTCGACGCCGAGATGGACGGTGAGCGTGTCCACGATGTTCGTGTAGTTCTCGAAGGTGTAGGCGAACTTGGACCGATCAGGGCTTTCGCTCTGGCCGTAGCCCGGGTAGTCCGGCGCGATGACGCGAAACTTGTCCGTCAACTGCGGGATCAGGTTGCGGAACATCTGCGACGACGTCGGAAAGCCGTGCAGCAGCAGGAGCACCGGCGCATCCCTGGGACCTGCGTCCCGGTAGAAGACGTCGACGCCGTCGATCTTGGCCCGTTCGTAGCGAATGTCGGCCGGCGAAGCGGCGCGGGGGGTGAGCTTGTCCATGTTCAGTCCTCGTCAAGGGTTGTTGAACTTCTCCCTGCCGCGGGAGCGCGAGCCGGAGAAGATTTCCTGCGACACCGCGATCCTGGTCCGGGCGATGACGACCGCTCCAGCGTAGGCACGCGAAGCCGCAGCAACATCCACCACAGGGTGGTGACGGGGGTGGCCTTCAGACAGGGATCGCTGCAGCGTGAACCGGCCACGATGGCGGCACATCGGCATCAGGACTGGCCCAGACATGGAAACGCGCCTCCCACTCTCACCCTTCTCGCGTGACACCGCCGTGCAAAAGATTCGCCTGGCCGAAGATGGCTGGAACACGCGCGACCGGGCACGCGTGGCGCCGGCGTGTAGCGAGAACACGCGCTGGCGCAATCGCGCAGAGTTCGCCGTCGGGCGCCCGGCAGGCTCAACGTCGCTCGGTCTGTGAAGGCTGCGCGCTGGTGCAGGCTGAATTGCCCGATCGGAAATCGCAATCCTTCGCCTTCGGACCCTTCCTGCTCGTGCCGGGTCGGTCGCTGCTGCTGCAAGGCGGCGTTCCCGTCCGGATCGGAGGCAGCGCAGTACGCATCCTGACCGTCCTGGTCGAACGCGCGGGCGAAGTCGTGAACAAACGAGCGCTGATGGACTGCGTCTGGCCCGGAACCATGACGGACGAGTGCCACCTGAAGGTCAACATGGCGGCCTTGAGGCGGGCCTTGGGTGACGAACCCGGGGTGACCAGGTACATCGCCCCGGTCCGTGGGGGCAGCTACCGATTCGTGGCACCGGTCCGGGCCGGCAGCCCCTTCGCGCTGGAGGAGCCGCCCACCTGCGAGACGCCGCCGAGCCACAACTTGCCATTGGCAAGAACGCGCATTTTCGGGCGGGCCGATGAGATCGATCTCCTGCGACGCGACCTGGATGAAGCACGGCTGGTATCGATCGTCGGTTGCGGCGGTGCAGGAAAGACCACGGTGGCACTGGCCGTGGCGGAACAGGCGATCGATGCGTACAGAGACGGCGTATGGCTGGTCGAGATGGCACTCATCAGGGATCCTGACCTGGTGGCCAGTGCCATCGCGATGACCGTTGGCCTGGCAGCGAACTTTGCCGACATGCTCCCGGCCGTGTGCGACCACCTGCGCGATCGCGAGATGCTGCTGGTGCTGGACAATTGCGAACACGTCGCAGCCGCCACCGCACGCTGCGTGGCCCGTCTGCTTGCCAACACGACGGGCGTGCGGCTCCTGGTGACGAGCCGCACGCCGCTGTGGCTGGGCGGAGAGCGCGTCCGCTGGCTGCCTGGCCTGGGGCTGCCCGTCTTCTCGGGTGACATGAACGCAGATGAGGCGCTCCTGTTCCCGGCCATCCAGCTGTTCGTGGATCGCGCTGCCAACGCGCTCGAATCGTTTGAGCTATGCGACGCCGATGCGCCCACCGTGGCCGAGATCTGCAAGGTGCTCGACGGACTTCCGCTGGCCGTCGAACTCGCGGCAACGCGCATCGATTCGTTCGGACCCGACGATCTGCTTCGGCAGCTTGCAGGAAGCGAAGGCCCGCAGCGCCAGTGCGTCCTGCCGAAGATGCTGGACTGGAGTGACGAACTTCTCGCAACGCGCCATGCCACCCTGTTGCGCACCGTCTCGGTGTTCGCGGGCACCTTCGACGTCGAGGATGCATCAGCCGTTTCGGGCCTCCCCCAGGTCGAGGCCGCCCGGGCATTGGCCGCGTTGCTGGCGAAGTCGCTGATCGTGGCCGACGTCGACGGCGAGAACCTCGTCTACCGCCTGCTGGACACGGTACGTGACCACGGCCTGCGCAGACTGCACGCCAGCGGCGAAGCCCTGGCCACCCGCCAAAGGCATGCAGAGCATGTGTGCACGGTGCTGAAGCGCGCCACGGCAGAGTGGGCGTGGCGTCCAGCCGGCGAATGGGGCAGCCGCTACGGGCGATTCCTCTACGACTTGCGCGAGGCACTCGCGTCCTTCGAGAAAGACGGGGCACACGGATCGCTGCGGGTCCGCCTGAGTGTTGCAGGGCTTCGCCTCTGGGATCACTTCTCCCACACCGAAGAGTGCCGACGGCAGGTGTCGCATGCCATCGATCACGTCGACGCTGCAGGGCTTTCGGGGTCAGTCGATGAAATGCAGCTCTGTGCATGGCTTGCCGGCGCGACGATGTTCACACGCGGCTTCGTTCCCCAGGCAATGGTCGTCCTGCGGCGGGCGTTGCAGATCGCGAATCGAATCGGCAGCGCCGACTACCGCCTGCGCTGCCTTCGGATGATTGGCATCTACGAACTCTCCACGGGCGAGCACGAGGCCGGTCGACGAACGCTCGAAGCCTTTGCATTTCTTGCGGCCATGCAAGATGCCTCCGCCCTGCCGGAGAGTGAGACAAACCTTGCGCTCGCCGAGCTCTTCCTCGGACACCTTTCGAGCGCCAGGCAGCGCCTCGAACGTGTTCTTGCCGGCGATCTTCACGCCCTGGTCCACTCTCACAGCGTGCCCTTCTCGACCGACTGCACCGTCGATGCCGAATGCGTCCTGTCGCAGCCACTGTGGCTGACAGGCTCGCCCGACGCTGCCATGCGCGCCGCCGCAACGGCGATCCATCGTGCACCGGATGGCAAGTTCCCCCTCTCATCGAGCAACGCCCTCTCGAACGCGTGCTCGGTCTTTTATTGGAGCGGGCACTTCGAGACGTGTCACCGCTACGTGGAGATGCTCGATGCGCATGTCGGACGGCATGGCTTTCTTTTCCGACGACCCGTGGTCATGTTCTACCGCGCCGCGCTCGCTTGTGCGCAGAGCGAGGTCCCCTCGGAGGGAGCGATATCCGCGCTCGAGCAGTCGATTGCGGAATTCCATGCCGTGCATCACCTCGCCCGACTGCCCTACCACCTCTGTGTTCTCGCGGAATTCCTCGCCAAGCGCGGCCGTCTGGCCGACGCCGAGACGACGATCCGAGCCGCACTCGAGCGCGCCAGTGCGACCCGTGAACGCTGGTGCGTGCCCGAACTGATGCGCGTCCAGGCGACGATCCTGAACGCCGCGGGCCAGACCCACGAGGCTGACAAGCGTCTGCTCGAGTCGATGTCGCTGGCCCGGGAGATCGGCGCGCTGTCATGGCAACTGCGCACGGGCAACGATCTCGCGCAGTCGTGGCGTTCGCAGGCACGGGGACGCGACGCACGCGAAATCCTGCTGCGCGTCCACGGCCGGTTTCTCGAAGGGTTCGGAACCCGCGACCTTGTCACCGCGGCGTGCGTCCTGGCGTCGCTGCAAGGCCACGAGAGCGCGTGACGGCTGAGCAGCGAGCGGCTCAGCGCGCGCCATCGGGCATGCCGCCCGCAGCGTCGGGGCTCTCGCGCAAACCGATCGTTCGAAGCAGCGACTGCGTCGTTCGGTCACGCCCCGCTTGCTTTGCCTCCGCTCGCTCGAGCACGATGCTCAAGTACTCTGCGTGGCGCCGACGCACCGCATGCTCCTCGCGGCTGGCCCGCAGCTTCTGCAGGCAATACGCTCGGGTCGTTCCAAGCAACCTGTAAGTGACCCCGGCGCCTTCCACATGCACGGCGAGCAGCGACTTGGTCACCAGGTCGGACAACACGTTCGCCGCTTCGACGGAAGGAAGTCCCGAGATGGCCGAGGCACCCTCGAGATCGAACGCACCCGCAAATACCGAGACATCGCGCAGCAGCGCCGCCTCGTTCGCAGGGAGCAGGCCGTAGCTCCAGTCGAGCGTTGCGGCGAGGGTGCGGTGTCGCTGTGGACCAGCATGGCGCCCCGTGGCGAACAGGCCCAGGAGATCGTCGAGCTGCTCGAGCAGGCCGTCGACGCCAAAGGCATCGATGCGCGTCGCGGCGAACTCAATCGCCAGTGCGAGGCCATCGAGCCGGCGGCAGATTTCCGCCACGGCCGCGGCCTCGGCGTCTCGCAGTCTGAAGGACTCGAGCCTGTCGACGGCGCGGTCCACGAACAGTTGGACCGCGGGAAACGCAAGTGCCTCTTCTGCACTCAGCCGCGCAGCGGACGGCGGTGTGCCCAGGCCGGGCAGCCGGCGGACGCGCTCACCACTCAGCTGGAGCGGCTCGCGACTGGTGACCAGGACCTTCACGTCGGCGGCTTGAGACAGGATCTGGTCCGTGCAGGCCGCGACCGCGTCGACAAGCTGCTCGCAGCCGTCGAGCACGAGCAGGATCTCGCGGTCGCGCAAAGCGCTGCACAGCGTGGCTACGGAGTCTGCCGTGCCTGTCGGCAGCGCGACCGCCGCCGCGATGGCATTCGGCACCAGGGCCGCCTCCGTCAGCAGCGTCAGGTCCACCAGCCAGACGCCGTCTCTGCAAGACCCGAGTGCCTGTTCCGCGACGGCCAGCGCCACCGTCGTCTTCCCGATGCCTCCCGGGCCGACGATCGTGACAAGGCGGGACACGTCCAGATCGCGCCGGATCGCATCGATCGCGTCGGCCCGCCCGAAGATGCCCGCCGTTGCGAACGGCAGGTTGTGGCCGTGCGTCGACGAGGCCAGGGACGGCGGTGCCGAACCCGGCGGCCCCACCGCGCGGACGGGTGCGACGAACCGGTACCCCCGACCCGTCACCGTTGCGATGTACCTGGCCATGCCGGGTTCGTCACCGAGCGCCCGTCTCAAGGCCGCCATGTTGACTTTCAGATTGCAGTCTTCGACCACGGTGTCCGGCCAGACGCGCGCGATCAGTTCTCGCTTGCCCAGGAGCACGCCGGGGCGTGCGACCAGGGCCGCGAGAATATCCAGCGCCCTGGTGCCGATGCGAAGCGGAACGTCATTGCGCAGCAGCGTCTTGCGGTCGGGATCGAAGACGAAGGGTCCGAATCCGAGCATCGCCGCTGTCGACGCGGCCGCGACAGACGTGCCCGACGTGACCGGCCCGCTCTGCGGGGTGTCTGACGGGCCAGGTGCATTCACGACGACCACGCTTCCTCGCGGTCTGCCAAGGTGGCGTGGAGTTGCGCGGCTTGCACGAGGTCGCGCGTCTCGCGCCCCTCGGTGAACGCCTGAATGACCGGCAGGAGCACTTGACGCGCCTCGCTGACCCTCGACCTCTTGCTCAGGAGCCTGGCGAGATCGGTGGCGGCCCGCAATCGCCACGCTGATGCGCCCATTGTCTGGGCGAGCGACATGGATGCCAGCAGTTGCACCTCGGCCTCGTCTGCGCGCCCTCCGGCGGCCAGGACGGATGCCCGGATGCGGACAAGCTCAGGCATGCACCACTGCTCGTTCTTCGCGACGGCCCTGTCGAGCGCAGCGTCGATCGTCGCTTCGGCTTCCGCGAGTCGGCCCGCTCGGGCGGAGAAGTCCGCCAGGACGCCGAGGTAGAACGGAAGCCGCGCAAGGTTACCGGTGGCATGGAACGCCATCACGGCGTCCGCCAGCCCGTCGATCTCGGTGGGCGACGCGTCAGGTTGCTCGCACGCCAACGCCGCCTTGTAGAACATGGCTGTCGGGCGGCGAACGTCGAAGCCGTGCCGTGAGGCAAGTTCGTCGAGTTGCGCTGCACAGTGGGCGCACTCTTCATGGCGCCCCGTCCAGTAGAAAACGAGCACGGCCCACGACAGTGCATTGCCAAGCGACAAATGGTGGTCGGTCTGTTGAGCGTAGGCGACTGTTTCCTTGGTCATGCGCAGCGCCGCATCTGGCGACCCCATCAGCCACAGCGTGTGCGACAGCACGTTGCCCACATTGACGATCCGGTCGGACAGATACCTCACATGGTGTCTCAGGCGCTGCGAGTCATGGACGTCTCTCAGATCGAGTTCCCGCCGACGCTCCAGGCGCTGCCGGACACCCGACAGTTGCCCCGTGAACAGTTCCGCGAAGCCGAGGGCTGCCTCGGCCTCGGGGATGGCAGACGGCATTTCCGCGGCGGCGACGGAAGCGAGACGGCCGATCGTGTGAATCGCTGCATCGTTCTCGCCGCAAAAGAGCTGATGGACCCCCATCAAGCGCAGGCATCGGACGCGATAGTCCACATCGCCGCGTCGATTCGCGATGTCCAATGCCTGCTCCATGGCTTCCATCGCCTGAGACATCAGCCCCTGCGTGAACATCGTGGCGCCGCCCAGCCATGCCTTCAGCTGCATCTCGAAGACCGAACCGGTCAGCCCTGCGGCGTCGAGTTCCGCGACAGCCTCCGAAACGCGAGCGCGGCATTCCTCGGTGTGCGAGAAATGATTCCAGAGCAGAAGGCCGGCAACCGTCAGCCGGATGCGCAGAGCGCGGTTGACCGTCTCATGCCGGGCCCATGCCAGCGCGCCGCGAAG includes the following:
- a CDS encoding M16 family metallopeptidase; translated protein: MIPLQTEPARHVLRTLPNGVRLLAIPMPHVQSASVGVFLRVGSRDETPATNGIGHVLEHMAFKGTTTRSVQAINLDAERLGADVNAFTGKDMTGYFMTGLGRHAEQLTRMTADIVLNSTFPAHELQRELDVIRQEAIEYEEDPQDSSSELLDRAIWGDDPMGMPVIGTVGNIEGFTRPDLLRHVQAHQVAENTVVTAAGNFDVDAWLVLATELFATMRPATELPVRPVPTPATYVGDALARRFTQVSQAFLNIAFPLAPAQPEEMPQPRWRLAASLAANLFGGGMSSPLVDTVRERLGLAYTAHATVDSGDVWANFVVHAVTTPDKLDALVAATGDLLRAQATAIDPVHLERAKNQLTVSRVRAAERTYATMEQAVEELFASGTVTPMAEAMAMIDDIGAEEVRTVFERMLAHPPALALTGKGASARTARRLAACLAAGAHPPH
- a CDS encoding alpha/beta fold hydrolase, with translation MHYKTIEVRGIEIFYREAGDPKKPTLLLLHGFPSSSHMYRELIPLLAQDFHLVAPDYPGAGFSEHPPAEKFSATFEGLADVMAEFAVRVGLKTYVLYMQDFGGPVGFRMALRNPDAVRGIVIQNANAYLEGIAPDQLEGMRARACGLTAEGRRQVAQLVSRAFTLFTYQTGSRNFDAIDPTGWNLDVLLLEQPEVNRIQTGLMLDYFSNVTDYPQWQAYLRSRQPRTLIVWGKNDPIFLPSGAEAYLRDVPGARLRFLDTGHFALEEDVHAIADEVRGAFAGT
- a CDS encoding response regulator transcription factor, whose translation is MPPRKPAVLDIQHEHALVNAGLRRILDAWSEFHVLPADSPSGQLHAADVVVLDHDAALQRRHPSQPGGPNTLVVSTIAQDANVRAALEAGVLGYVSASCSADEIRMAVRVVAAGRRYLCSTASICIADSLALPALTARESEVLALVSRGRNNKEVARLLEVSVGTVKSHVRALLSKLGAQCRTEAMWIASQRGLIQRCTHE
- a CDS encoding DUF1427 family protein; amino-acid sequence: MSDLPISLLLGLGIGFACRWFDLPLPAPPKLVGALLVLAITLGFIGVDRLMGGAA
- a CDS encoding DUF1427 family protein, yielding MTAATTQKAKIALGLLLGVAIGALCRWIGIPSPAPPVLSGALLVVAMTVGYIVTDRWFAKREARHRHLCGGPDGSLKRGP
- a CDS encoding isochorismatase family protein, which produces MAHVLSTGGGQALLDAADAAVLLLDHQSGLLQTVRDIEISELRANVASLAKVATLMGLPVITTASVPDGPNGPLIAEVEQFAPDATYVSRKGEISAWDNEDFVNAVRATGKKTLVIAGIWTSVCVMLPALDAVAAGFKVYAVMDASGDPSTLTSRTTLARFAQAGVVPTSISAVVCELQRTWNRPDAAKYAEIYALFSPHYAAVIESYQRAQQAAKK
- a CDS encoding alpha/beta fold hydrolase, which translates into the protein MDKLTPRAASPADIRYERAKIDGVDVFYRDAGPRDAPVLLLLHGFPTSSQMFRNLIPQLTDKFRVIAPDYPGYGQSESPDRSKFAYTFENYTNIVDTLTVHLGVERYALYVMDYGGPVGFRLAVKHPERVTAFVVQNGNAYEEGFGHPFWDGIMAYWKTGAAKEREAIRWLTTLKATYWQYSTGFKDQSLVSPDAWTLDQALLDRPGNAEIQLDLFYDYRTNVPLYPSWHEYFVKYQPPMLITWGANDEIFPASGAAPYKRHLPNAEIHMFDTGHFALEDHGPQIGALIREFLQRVVR
- a CDS encoding ATP-binding protein, producing MQAELPDRKSQSFAFGPFLLVPGRSLLLQGGVPVRIGGSAVRILTVLVERAGEVVNKRALMDCVWPGTMTDECHLKVNMAALRRALGDEPGVTRYIAPVRGGSYRFVAPVRAGSPFALEEPPTCETPPSHNLPLARTRIFGRADEIDLLRRDLDEARLVSIVGCGGAGKTTVALAVAEQAIDAYRDGVWLVEMALIRDPDLVASAIAMTVGLAANFADMLPAVCDHLRDREMLLVLDNCEHVAAATARCVARLLANTTGVRLLVTSRTPLWLGGERVRWLPGLGLPVFSGDMNADEALLFPAIQLFVDRAANALESFELCDADAPTVAEICKVLDGLPLAVELAATRIDSFGPDDLLRQLAGSEGPQRQCVLPKMLDWSDELLATRHATLLRTVSVFAGTFDVEDASAVSGLPQVEAARALAALLAKSLIVADVDGENLVYRLLDTVRDHGLRRLHASGEALATRQRHAEHVCTVLKRATAEWAWRPAGEWGSRYGRFLYDLREALASFEKDGAHGSLRVRLSVAGLRLWDHFSHTEECRRQVSHAIDHVDAAGLSGSVDEMQLCAWLAGATMFTRGFVPQAMVVLRRALQIANRIGSADYRLRCLRMIGIYELSTGEHEAGRRTLEAFAFLAAMQDASALPESETNLALAELFLGHLSSARQRLERVLAGDLHALVHSHSVPFSTDCTVDAECVLSQPLWLTGSPDAAMRAAATAIHRAPDGKFPLSSSNALSNACSVFYWSGHFETCHRYVEMLDAHVGRHGFLFRRPVVMFYRAALACAQSEVPSEGAISALEQSIAEFHAVHHLARLPYHLCVLAEFLAKRGRLADAETTIRAALERASATRERWCVPELMRVQATILNAAGQTHEADKRLLESMSLAREIGALSWQLRTGNDLAQSWRSQARGRDAREILLRVHGRFLEGFGTRDLVTAACVLASLQGHESA
- a CDS encoding ATP-binding protein, coding for MLGFGPFVFDPDRKTLLRNDVPLRIGTRALDILAALVARPGVLLGKRELIARVWPDTVVEDCNLKVNMAALRRALGDEPGMARYIATVTGRGYRFVAPVRAVGPPGSAPPSLASSTHGHNLPFATAGIFGRADAIDAIRRDLDVSRLVTIVGPGGIGKTTVALAVAEQALGSCRDGVWLVDLTLLTEAALVPNAIAAAVALPTGTADSVATLCSALRDREILLVLDGCEQLVDAVAACTDQILSQAADVKVLVTSREPLQLSGERVRRLPGLGTPPSAARLSAEEALAFPAVQLFVDRAVDRLESFRLRDAEAAAVAEICRRLDGLALAIEFAATRIDAFGVDGLLEQLDDLLGLFATGRHAGPQRHRTLAATLDWSYGLLPANEAALLRDVSVFAGAFDLEGASAISGLPSVEAANVLSDLVTKSLLAVHVEGAGVTYRLLGTTRAYCLQKLRASREEHAVRRRHAEYLSIVLERAEAKQAGRDRTTQSLLRTIGLRESPDAAGGMPDGAR